The genomic DNA TTAGCTGCTAGTGTGTTAGCATTTTTTGCAGGAGCAACATTGCAAGAGATAGTGTTAGGGTTAGAAAAAGTGCGTCCTTTGCCTGGCAGGTTGTTTCCTATTGTTTTGGGTATAGGAAAATTGTTATTGGATGATAGTTATAATGCTAATGTTGGTTCTATGATTGCATCTATTGATGTGTTAAATAGAATGGCAGGTTATCGTGTTATTGTAGTGGGTGATATGTTAGAATTAGGGGGGTTACATGAGGTTCAATGTCATCGTGATATTGGTAAGTTTATTGCAGTAACGAATATTCATCAAGTGTTTAGTATTGGATGTATGAGTTGTTTTATTAGTTATTATAGCGGTCGGGGTGAACATTTTTATAGTTATAATATGTTGATTTCTCGTATTGTTCAGGTATTTAAGATGCATGATAGAGTTACAGTATTAATTAAAGGATCGCGTAGTATGTTGATGGATCAGTTAGTAATGGTATTACGGGAGATATTATATGGTGCTTGAATTAGTTGAATATTGTTTTAAATTTTACTCTAATAATAGTGGTGTGTTTTCGCATGTAACGTTTCGTTCATTTTTTAGTTTGTTAAGTGCTTGGTTAATATCGTTATGGATTGGTCCATATTTAATTACTTTATTGAAAAAATTAAAAATAAATCAAGTGATACGTACTAATGGTCCATCGTCTCATAGCTTAAAACAGGGCACACCCACGATGGGTGGTGTTATGATTTTATTTTCTATTATTTTGTCAATATTATTGTGGAGTAATTTATGTAATCATTATATTTGGTATGTGATATGTATATTGGTGTTTTATGGTTGTGTTGGTTTTTTAGATGATTATTACAAAATCTTAAAAAAAAATAGTTGTGGATTAAGTGCGTTATCGAAATATTGTTTGTTATCAATAATTGCATTATTATTAATGAGTATAGTTTTTATGTTAGAGAAAAATATGATTAGTACACGATTAACGGTACCTTTTTTTAGTAATGTTATTATCGAATTAGGAGTATGGTATATTATTTTTGGTTATTTAGTGGTTGTTGGTACTAGTAATGCTGTTAATTTATCAGATGGTTTAGATGGTTTGGTTATTTTTCCTATAGTATGCATTGCTATTGGTTTAGGTATAATAGCATTGGTGTCTAGTAATATATATTTTGCTAATTATTTTTCTGTTCAGTATTGTGTTTTTGTTAGAGAGTTGGTAGTAGTTTGTAGTTCTATTATTGGGGCAGGACTTGGTTTTTTATGGTTTAATGCATATCCTGCACGAATTTTTATGGGGGATGTTGGTTCTTTATCTCTTGGTGGAGCGATTGGAGTGATTGCTGTATTATTGCATCAGGAAATTGTGTTATGTATTATGGGTGGTGTGTTTGTGTTAGAAACTTTTTCAGTTATTATTCAGGTATGTTTTTTTAAATTTTATGGTTATCGTATATTTCAAATGGCTCCCATTCATCATCATTTTGAACTACAAGGATCTCCAGAACCTCGTATTGTGGTTAGGTTTTGGATTGTTAATTGTGTTTTAGTTTTAATTGGTTTAATAGTATTGAAGGTATGTTAATTTATGGTTAATTATCGAAAAGCTCGAATTGTTATTGTAGGATTAGGTCTGACTGGTTTATCGTGTGTCAAGTTTTTTTTAGATCGAGGTGTGGTTCCTAAAGTCATGGATACTCAATATTTTCCTCGATGTTTACATCAGTTACCGAAAGATATTAAATGTTGTTTAGGAAGATTAAATGAAGAGTGGTTATTAGATGCGACATTGATTGTTGTAAGTCCTGGAGTGTCATTATCGGATCCAATTTTGGTACGAGCTTTAAATGCAGGAATAGAGATTATTGGTGATATAGAGTTGTTTGTGCGTGAAACTGATACACCTATAATTGCTATTACTGGTTCTAGTGGTAAAAGTACAGTGGTTAGGTTATTGTCAAATATGGCCATTTGTGCTGGTTTGATAGTAGGTGTTGGTGGGAATATTGGTGTTCCTGTGTTGATGTTATTGAATAAATGTTATCAATTATATATTTTGGAAATATCTAGTTTTCAATTAGAAACCACCACCAGTCTATGTTCTGTTGCATCGACAATTTTAAATATTTCACATGATCATATGAACCGATATTCGTCTGATTTATTACAATATCATACTACGAAGTTAAAGATATATAATAATGCAAAAGTATGTTTGGTCAATGCTTCTGATCCATTAACTTTTCCTGTATCATCTAGAGATCATCATCGTTGTTACTGTGTTAGTTTTGGTGATGAATTTGGTGATTATCATATAGGTTGGCAGTCTGACAGATATTGTTTAATGAAACATAATACATTATTGTTATATTGTTCTGAAATGAAAATATCGGGTCGTCATAATTATATGAATGCGTTAGCCGCTTTGGCTTTAGCGGATATCATGATGATTCCTCGTAAGTGTTCTTTGTTAGTTTTGCGTAATTTTTCTGGTTTATCGCATTGTTTAGAATTAGTACATGAAAAAAATGGAATACGTTGGATTAATGATTCTAAGGCGACTAATATTAGTAGCACTATTGCAGCGATAAGAAGTGTATCAATATTTAACAAGGGAACATTGCATATATTATTAGGAGGTGAC from Blochmannia endosymbiont of Polyrhachis (Hedomyrma) turneri includes the following:
- the mraY gene encoding phospho-N-acetylmuramoyl-pentapeptide-transferase, with the protein product MVLELVEYCFKFYSNNSGVFSHVTFRSFFSLLSAWLISLWIGPYLITLLKKLKINQVIRTNGPSSHSLKQGTPTMGGVMILFSIILSILLWSNLCNHYIWYVICILVFYGCVGFLDDYYKILKKNSCGLSALSKYCLLSIIALLLMSIVFMLEKNMISTRLTVPFFSNVIIELGVWYIIFGYLVVVGTSNAVNLSDGLDGLVIFPIVCIAIGLGIIALVSSNIYFANYFSVQYCVFVRELVVVCSSIIGAGLGFLWFNAYPARIFMGDVGSLSLGGAIGVIAVLLHQEIVLCIMGGVFVLETFSVIIQVCFFKFYGYRIFQMAPIHHHFELQGSPEPRIVVRFWIVNCVLVLIGLIVLKVC
- the murD gene encoding UDP-N-acetylmuramoyl-L-alanine--D-glutamate ligase, coding for MVNYRKARIVIVGLGLTGLSCVKFFLDRGVVPKVMDTQYFPRCLHQLPKDIKCCLGRLNEEWLLDATLIVVSPGVSLSDPILVRALNAGIEIIGDIELFVRETDTPIIAITGSSGKSTVVRLLSNMAICAGLIVGVGGNIGVPVLMLLNKCYQLYILEISSFQLETTTSLCSVASTILNISHDHMNRYSSDLLQYHTTKLKIYNNAKVCLVNASDPLTFPVSSRDHHRCYCVSFGDEFGDYHIGWQSDRYCLMKHNTLLLYCSEMKISGRHNYMNALAALALADIMMIPRKCSLLVLRNFSGLSHCLELVHEKNGIRWINDSKATNISSTIAAIRSVSIFNKGTLHILLGGDGKRVDFFPLGYWMKNDRISMYCFGKDAVSLGELRSYDDTIITESMEQSICIISTRVKKNDVVLLSPACSSLDQFESFKMRGHIFSQLVKKIG